The genomic region acatccaccagctcggtgatgtcgtcatggaggagtggaggaggactccagtggaaacatgtgaagctctggtaaactccatgcccaagagggttaaggcagtgctggaaaataatggtggccacacaaaatattgacactttggcccaatttggacacttaggggtgtactcacttttgttgccagttgtttagacattaatggctgtgtgttgtgttattttgaggggagagcaaattcacactgttatataagctgtacactcactactttacattgtagcaaagtgtaatttcttcagtgttgtcacatgaacagatataatcaaatattgacaaaaatgtgaggggtgtactcacttttgtgagatactgtatatgcacactttgaattttatgccagcaacacgtttcaaaaaagctgggacaggggggaaaaaattatgaaaaagttgtgtaatgctaaaacaggtaaccaggcaagcctagttcagccggcctgcaatagaaagtgttgacctttcaagattcaaacctgggtcgccTACTTGGAAAGcggtgtcattaaccactacaccacggagctgtacatttgcataGGGTCGTCAGTACAGCCTCTTGtgtctgaacaaatcctcttttgtcactggccgttttaactgATAATTGGCCATTTCTGAATGACACTGTTAAAGTTAAACtcactaacgtttcttactatgtttacctccaacacaaatagACTCTATGCActgtatggcatttgccactggtcgttttaacagcttattagccagtaataggcttactagtatctactaacatcctaggaataatcataataaatgagcaatttctagcgagactgaagattaagtTTTCCattccagaaacagtcacaatataaccgtatacagttttagttaaggttttagttaaggctttagttgaggcttactataatgtaactgcTATATGTTGTAGCCATctaagtgtttgtctatcctgacccaatccaccagaaacagtcgcaataaaactgcaaactgttttatttcaggcttactataatggagatactgaaggttttagctAGTGAAGTTTTCGTCTCTACGGAATAATTCAATcaataatcaaatgtatttataaagccctttttacatcagcagttgtcacaaagtgcttttacaaaaacgcccggccttaaaccccaaggagcaaacaacagtagattgaatttcagtggccagaaaaaactccctaagaaggccgaaatttaggaagaaacctagagaggacccagtctcagaggggtgaccagtcctcttctggctgtgccgggtgaaatattaatagtccaattggaataattaataaatgcatgtggactAAATCCAGAGTTGATTTAAATTTAGatcaggtcagaagcatgaccagatggacaaggacagggacaacaagtGGGAGGGgaaggtgtcagcacagtggcagctgaaatcatcaggtatcgtcttgatctgcaacataaccaggaggactttggacagagatagcaacgggccccccaaaccaggtactccgcaggtgtggaccaggacctcatgtcctcctaaagtttaaaacaggaggagactggaaaaagtcagaaaatgcattcctaaTATCAgcaatgatttatagtggagaaggagatcttactggggaaggagaactgaccctactcccctagcacaataatataaaagcgtaagaccttgggactgagacaggggggttcCCGGCGACAccgtggccctatccgggggaggtcCGGGACAGGGCCcgacaggcaggaaatcaatccacccacattgccaagcatcaaccaaagggacacccaccaaccgcaagcaccctgaatgagggccgagtattgccagcagagtacagcccaattgcagaagtgcgcaacagagacagcaacaagccagtgactcttctgAATaccacatggcatgggtgacttgagATCTGTGAATGCTTACCAATACACGTATACAGGtattggagcaacatatgctgccatccagacaacgtctttttcagagaaggcctGACCCACTCAAATGTTTCcagtcaaataaagcataaaaatggCCAAACACATAtcttaaaaagaaagaaaatctatGCATGAAGGGTGTACTAATGTTGTGTATAAGATGCTCACTGATGCAGTCTCTTCTGAGTCCAATGCTGAGCAAAATACAGATGTTTTTTAGGCATATTAATATAAACGTATGTTAATAGCATGCAAATAAATGTTGCATCATTACCACAACCACAAGGGACGAAAAATAATGGCAGGGGGAGAAATTAGCAAGGACTTTCACAATTTTGAAATATGCGACTTTTGACATCTGAAACCTTACCCCAACTTTAACCTTGACATAACCATAATCTCCGAAATCTTAACCCAAAAAATGAACCTAACTGCTACCCTTAAACATAACCTGTAATTATAACCCTAACTTTAATTCTAATCCGAACCCAAATTAAACGTTTTGACCTAAACCTAAAACCTAAGCcaacaaatagaaaataacagATTGTTATTGTCATACCAGAAAGACATTCCCAGATTATTCCTACAGGAGAGTACAGTCTCACACCCACCCTTACTAGCTGTGAACTGGAAAACATTGAATCTTTCAGCACTCGGAAGACGTTGttttatgaagacatttatttttccctgACTCATACAAGTGAAACTTTTTTGGTCCTCGGTAGcttcatgacaaaaaaaataaatattaaacaaacatgTTGCAAACTAAATTCTTACTATAAGGATTTGTTGActattttgttttgtggtttGTCATTTCCATATGTTTCGATTGAAAATACACTACAAGACCCAAAGTATGTGCACACCCGACCATCCCACCTATGTAAATACCTTGTTTGTGCTGCGATCATTTTATagataatatattatattttataggtaattctgaggtcactcagcccctcAATATCCTCCAAAATCAACCAAAATAGTCTAGTTTGTTAGTGCTTCATTTGCACTGGTTTGTGcctttaaaatgttcatttgtgctgcttcggtattttatatattagacgtTTGATTATAGTTGGGgtgtaacagattacaaaaaaaaacagtaactgtaatccattacgttaccaactaaaatattataattggATAACAGATACTTGTGAAAAGATTTATGATTGCTTCTTGGATtccttcaattgaaaaacaatatgtgcattaaattattattacactTGGCATGTTAGATCTTTATTTGAACCCAAAAAACAACTGCACACTGTTGAGAAAAAGGGCAGAGGGCAGGAGGTGACCCGAGGGTTTCGGGAGCAGCAGCCGACGACGGGTCAgtaatctacaccaggacctgagacggatgacgtacaacttcccccctcccccttggtgttaatctacaccaggacctgagacggatgacgtacaactacccccctcccccttgttgttaatctacaccaggacctgagacggatgacgtacaactaccctcctcccccttggtgttaatctacaccaggacctgagacggatgacgTACAACTACCCTCCTTCCCcttggtgttaatctacaccaggacctgagaccGATGACAtacaactacccccctcccccctggtgTTTGTTTATGAAacagacaaagacaacattaaAAGAGAAAATTTTCAAAAGCTCTGTGAAGAAATGGGGAGAGCCTACATAGAGCCCAAATAAGGACAATGGGAGGGGTGGTAAAGTCTGGGGTCAGGTGCGTTAATGATAAACCAATCATTGAACAATGTTGTATAATAtgtaaaaatcctacaatgtgattttctggattttcttttctccttttgtctctcatagttgaagtgtacctatgatgaaaatgacaggcctctctcatctttttaagtgggagaacttgcacaattggtggctgactaaatacttttttgccccactgtgtaTCCTTCATATACAAAGGGAGGGACCTGAAAGATGATATCATGGTAAACCAATCATTGTagaattacataaaatgtgtacTTCCCTAATAAAcatcatgaataaaaaacattataaaagggCCTGGAGGGTCCCATGACAAGGGCTTTATGAGCGAGGACTCGAGAAGAGTTGATCTGACTCTTGGCTACTGGACCCTCCCGGAACCCGGCACTGTCTTTATTAGTGATTGACTAACCCCAATAAAGGTAGGAACTTGTAAGAGCGCTGTCTCCCTCttggtctctgtgtgtatgtgtgattgtCAAATACTTGATCATAATTCCTCTGTCTCTGAGCCACAGTCCTGTTTTTACTAGAGACAGTAGCCAGTGGGATTAACTGCGTTCTCTGTAAATCAAAACTTAGACCTTGGGACAAGATCAGTTCCCTGTCCAGGTCCCTTGCTGGCAACTGAGAGAAAGGGGTAGATGCGATCATTGGTGAGAGTGTGTTTGGTAATGGTTTGCTCCAAGGTTGGGTAAAAATACTTTAATTCTTTGAGGTGTTTGTTCTGGGTTTAATTAAAAGTAAGTATATTTTTCGTAGTGTATGATCAGGTCAAAAGAAGCAGGTTGACCAGGGATTCGTTCCCGAGAAGGAAAACGGAGCCCTGCGTCCTCGCATTGCGTCTGGGCAGACATTCCCTGAGTGCTAGGAGGTTGGCTTAGAGCCAGATAGGAGGGGAACAGGCTGACAAGGGTTGGTGAGTTACAGCTGGGAAATACCCACACCTTGGAGAGCACCAGACAGTAGTTTAAACGGACCAAAGGGGGGACTAATGACTATTTAAAGCCAGCACAAGTGCAATAGGGGTGACTTTAAGTACCTCAGGCTCAGTGAGTGAACTAAATAAGTGTGACTACAAATATTGTTGAGCGATAGGAACCATTGAGTAGCAACTTCAAAAGTCTGTTCCAGACTTAGGACGCGTGTCATAAGCCAGGGTGGAAGTTTACTGACCTGGCAGCCTTACGCTACAATCCTGTGCCTGGTAAACTGAGTTCCCTGTAATCCCTCCAAAGGcgtaaaatctaaataaaaagatCCCAGGGCAAGTGTGAAATAACCAAAGACGCTTGGTGCCGTCACCTGATTAAAACTGAGGTCTGATAAATAAAAGGAGGTAAGTTGATCAGGTGATCCCGCGAAAAGGTAAAAGCTGTGAAAGCCCAAAGGTGCGCACGAATAACCAGATTAGTTACCGATTAAGCCAGATTTGGTAAACAGAGTGTATTTACGGTAATATTATCTGACTcgtataaaatgtgatttagttatctactatcaatgcatctttctcagaacaatgataggcgataggcaTACCTGGTGTTATACCTTTTTGCCTTCAAGATAATAATTGTACAGGGAATTCATCATATTTggggagaaaaggtgtgttgggaagcactctgccaaaggatgatgacttgcatttgatgcagccaactcaactccgtccatacaggtaggccatgcgtttctgcttgctttgcatctcagaaaattggaTTCATTGGTTATTtttggctgctgacgacattgactttaagcgaagagtgcaggtgtataatcataGATTATGCTATttctttaatttatattttgaaaatgcatcgCTGGCCTAATTGTAGTTTACGTTCGCGGGGATAACACTCACAATCGTGCTGGTGTTCACGATTGTGAacatgcctggggtttctgcaatgttttgacaatgttggtggttgtggagcaaaacagcTGACTACTGCAGACTTAGTGTACATGCAAAAAGCTAGAggtatcttgatttttatataagTTTATGTcaacatcttttcatttgttttgaagcaattaataacatgaaaaaaaccacataacagaataggctaacacatccttagaatttgggttatgttcagataaagtcagattctggacaATCAAGGGTTATTAGATtcattggaatgactgaatatcttaCAGATCTTTAGCGTGTAATATAGAGAATGTAGCCCAACCATATTGAAGTAGGAAGCAATGGTTTCGAAACCcattccaaaggcactgtacataacccttaaggtaaaatgctaattcagcTATGCAAACTCCAACATTGATTTATCCCACAacaggtgttcaattggttataggctattgatattttttttccaatgcctcttaatatgaaagtaatctataAGTAATacagattacattactgagtttgagtaatcaaaaatttacattactgattacaaatgtggacaggtaacttgtaactataacagattacatttaaaaagtgacctacccaaccctgcctgTCACACCTCCAACAGTGTATGGACCAGCTACAGGATGATCAACAGTGGGCACCAGTTCTTCACACTTATCCTGGTACATCTGTATCCTAGAGGTGAACATAAAAAACAGAGTAAtctgtaaagtagtgagttttCAAGCTAACCAAAAATCAAGGCAAATTAGTCAATTTAGGCTATATCAGTATCTAAAGCAACTACAGTATGGactgaataaatacataataaatacaTGATTGGTAGCTAGGGTTGCACTTGTTTACATTGATTAACTAACAAGATACACATTACTGGTAGCATTTGTTATTACTAACGATTAGTCTAACTTAGCAAACGTTAGCTTGCTGTactgttatttagcaaaaacaattgctAACTCAACACACATAAGTAGCTACATTaggactgtagctagctactgtatctAACATTTTGTCATCACTTGTGTCCACAGTGTTTTCATGTTAATTTGGTttacatacaacacacatctaGATAGCTACATATAACACGAAAGTAATGATCTTCACTTCAAAGCAAATTTGGCTAAAACTTACCTGAATCAAATGAATGTGCAAGCCAGGATGTCCTGAATTTCGAGCCCATACCGCGTCCCGTCCCGTCGAGGCGGTTGGCAGCCTCTCTCAATATTTCTGAGAATTCTGGGAGCCATATTCATTTAATATTCTGTTTATCATCTCCAAGAACGATTAGAAAGTACTTGTCCTTGAGAAGAACCTTCTTGCCAAGTGTCCTTGAGAGAATGGTCTTGCAAGATCGTGAAGACGGAGTACGCACCTATCTAAATTGAGATGCATGTGTGGTTGGCTATTGCGCAATTCCCTGGGCTCAGCTCTTTAGGCAGCGACATAAAAACACTGGCATTATCAGCGCAACATGTGATAAACTTTTActgtattatgtttgtgtattatttttgtttttaatgtagacTTCATAAAGTTAAAGACAAACTCAAAACGagtgtttttcatttcactCATTTCATAGGATAGTACTAAAATGCTATAAAAAGTGTTACGATGCCGTGTGAATTGCCGTCTGTACCtcaatatatagatatatttgtATACCTCATATCTATTTAGCCTATCTATCCAATTGGTTGCCTATCCTTTTCCTCAGCGTTTTCTCGCTGGTGCCTCGTGAATTTCAGAAGCACATTAACTCTACCAGCGTTTAAAAGCAGAAGTAAAAGATAGTCAAGACAACCGATTAGATAGATGTATATTTAGGAAGACGCTGAGAAGAGGCACCTGATCCAGAGGGCCAGAATGAGACGGAGGATGGCAAGGCTACATCATGTTGGCACTTGTCTTTCTCAATGTAAGTGATAGAATAGTAACCAACCCAAGTTGAAAACCTTAATGGTAAGTAAAGTAAACGCCTTGCTGAGTTTCTGTGATGGCAGTTTCTTAACagtttacgaaaatggtaggtaagacaaaGGAAAACTCAGTTGCACAATGAACAGTTTATTATAGCAGACAATCGGTAGGTGCTCATCACTGTctgtaggtactcaccactgtcTGTAGGTACTCActactgtcggtaggtactcatcAATGTctgtaggtactcaccactgtcTGTAGGTACTCATCACTGTCgataggtactcaccactgtctgtaggtactcaccactgtcggtaggtacacACCACTGTctgtaggtactcaccactgtcggtaggtactcatcACTGTCTGTAGGTTCtcaccactgtcggtaggtactcctCACTGCAAGAGCACTCCCCAAGCCTTGCCatgtcagagatgctctgacccagtcgtctcgCCGTAACAACTGGGCCCTTGTCAGAGTCACTCTGGTCTTTATTAGTGTCCATTTCTCCTACTTCCAACATGTTGGCTACGAGAACGGATGgtttgcttaccatctaatctacccagaccctGACGTGTGTCTTTGTTAGGGGATGATCaatattattcacttcacctgtgagtggtcataatgtttgaCTCATCAGTGTACATTTTAACTCTACTTACCTTTCTCCTTCCTGAGGATGCTGTAATGTACAGAGTAGAAGGACAGCAGTGAGTATTTATAAACATGTCAACCAGTAGATGTAGTCTGTTTAGTAAATCCTTATAGTCGGTTTTACAGACACAGATAAAGCTTAATCCTGGACTAACAAATTCAAACTCAATGAATATCTCTATTGAATTAGATTTTGTATTCAGGAACTAATcataatctgtgtctgtgaaaccggctgtaaggggttaggtttaggtgttagggtaggttatgtttaggcatgAAATGTTAGGTTAATAAGGTTAGGGATAAGATAAGGATAGGGTAAGTGTTAGAGTAAGTCTGACATTTAGGGTCTGAGGCTGGGAAGTAGGGAAAGTACTTTATAATGTTGCTACATTTACTGTCCTCACATGAATGCATTCCgtggcgtgtgtgtgcttgtgtgtgtgtgtgtgtttgtgtgtgtgtgtctgtgcttgcatgtgttgtatgtgtatgtgtgtctgtgtgcttgtgtgtgtgtatgtttgtttgtgtatgtatgttgttatggaaattttgaactaaggtgcatttgagaaatgtctgtctctctattggctggtatgtaaatctgtactttgattgtgacacacatgtctgtataatatcagaggattattaggtatttgggccatgtcctcctgcctagaagaaggatgtgttctttgtcgtcctatacatgtatgaatgagttactagttaaaggtgccgagaggggtctggtgtttgaataggtgacatccttgaccggcacgggtggattagaggggtactcgtaaatctgtataaccctttagtgtctctgttgactatccagacattgtgtctcctcaggggttgagaaggataaggtggggggacagcccgccctttgggtaaactcttgtgacaagaccgatggcagcatcttaccgcacccctttttctatgtgatatatacggttgaatgagctatgttgagttagagactcctcagacgattatgtgtgtgtaagcggttgacatgtctctcatatgtgcataatagttaataaaactgttataatgtacaaagagaactttgtctctgtgttccttactccgagtgtcgatacattggaatttccatcacaatgtGTCTGTGCTTGCAtgtgttgtatgtgtatgtgtgtctgtgtgcttgtgtgtgttgtatgtgtaagtttgtgtatgtatgtgtctgtgcttgtgtgtgttgtatgtgtgtgtctgtgtgtatgtgtgtatgtgtttttatgtacGTATGATgtactctccctcctccacagGTAATCTGTAGAGTAGATGGAAGACTGTGAGAACATCATCACCATGATATAGTACGATGTAgtaatatatacaggtgctggtcataaaattagaatataatcaaaaagttgatttatttcagtaattccttcaaaaagtgaaacttgtataatgtatacattcattccaccctgatatatttcaagtgtttatttcttttaattttgatgattataactgacaactaatgaaaaccccaaattcagtatctcagaaaatttgaatattgtgaataggttcaaaattgaagacacctggtgccacactctaatcagctaattaactcaaaacacctgcaaaggcctttaaatggtctctcagtctagttctgtaggcaacacaatcatggggaagactgctgacttgacagctgtccaaaagacaaccattgacaccttgcacaaggagggcaagacacaaaaggtcattgctaaagaggctggctgttcacagagctctgtctccaagcacattaatagagaggcgaagggaaggaaaagatttggcagaaaaaagtgtacaagcaatagggataaccgcaccctggagaggattgtgaatcaaaatccattcaaaaatgtgggggagattcacaaagagtggactgcacctggagtcagtgcttcaagaaccaccacgcacagacgtatgcaagacatgggtttcagctgtcgcattccttgtgtcaagccactcttgaacaagacacagcatcagaagcgtctcgcctgagctaaagacaaaatggactggactgctgctgagtggtccaaagttatgttctcggatgaaagtacattttgcatttcctttggaaatcaaggtctcagagtctggaggaagagaggagagtcacagaatccacattgcttgaagtccagggTAAAGTTTCCActgtcagtgatggtttggggtgccatgtcttctgctggtgttggtccactgtgttttctgaggtccaaagtcagccatctaccaggaagttttagagcacaccctcctccctcaccctcctctctcacactccttaCTTCCACCCTCTTccctcaccctcctctctcACGCTCCTtacttcctccctcctccctcaccctcctccctcaccctcatacctcctccctcaccctcctccctcaccctcctccctcaccctcctACCTCCTTTCCTTCTtgccctctgtccctctcctctctcttgctcCTTCCTTCCTCGTCCTCCatccattctctccctctctcatctctgaatctctccatccatcctttcctccaccctctctccaccttccctctctccccctccctgcttctcttctctctctcatcccttccatcaatctctcatcccttccatcaatctctcatcccttctctccatccctgtgaatctcctctctccttcgcttcatctctcctcccctccttccaTGACAGTCTtctctcccccctgtctctccctccctcattcctccctccctttcctctgttctCACTCCTCTATTTTATTCCTTCCTCccatccttccctctgtctcttctcacttcctgtctcctccgtgcctctcctttctcctcttatTCAACCcctttctcccctctttctctcctcccctccctgactctctcctccttcatttctccctcttctcccttgTCACTCCCCCTCCTTCCATCccacctccctcactccctccctccatggaCAAAATAGAAACACATCAACTAACATCTAAATAGAACTAGATATTGTATATAGTGTTTACCTTGATGAGTTGAGTGAGACAGATGGGATTTGGAAGGGAGACCAGATGAGACTAGTGATGCAGTAGTACAAGAGTCTGACAGATCACACATTATTTTAGAAATACTTTATTTCTGAATGGTTTTTAACAAATAAGTATTTATAAaccaaataatatataatattttgctGCTGCTAAGAACACACATCAGAACAgagacacaacaaacacagTAATAAATGTAAGACATACAGTCTTTTTGTATAGTGGTCTCTGCTGTTAATCACAAACCCGTCGAAAGTCAAGGGAGAGAATTCACATTGTATTGAAAGTATTGCAGTAAGTGTTTCCTCTTGACTGTTTAAATCAATCTCAGTGTAAAGATGGTTGCTAGCTGGTAAATACATTGAAGGGGGTGTCTACCTGGCACAGATCATATTTCCACAAAACCCCCAAAGAACCCCCATGTTAAATGGTCAatataaacatttcacattaatGGGGTTGGCAGAGCGTGACCTActgagagagaatctaaacacagaagtttctgttgttctcattatctagacACATTTAACTTCCaaagaaacatacattcatataattCAACACAAATCACCTATTATGAATACTAGAAACATCAAAGGTCTCACATGTTctcatatttcatatttttgccAACTGTTCTCCATCCTGGATTTCTGATTGTCTGATTTCTGGTTGTCTGatttaaaacagtcagtcagtgacatctaCAGGACAGATGACCAGTGGGTCTGAGTCATAATCAGTGTAGAAGTAAGGATAGAGTTTCTCCTTATTGAATGTTTGTCCAGTGAAAGAGTAGATGTGACACCTGGCCTCCACATTGAAGAAGGAGACCTGTCCCTCCTCATAATCCACAAACACCCCCACCTTCTGGGGCTTCTCTCTCAGAGGGAGGGTGATACGGGGGTCAGTGAGAGCCTGATACACTCCATCCCACAGCCTCACAGTCCAGAATCCATTACCAGGACTCTCTATAATCCACCCCTTCCTGTTGACTGACTCTCTGGCCACTCCTAAAACCCACCTAGTCTTCTCCTTCACCTGAACCTCATAGTAGAATCTCCCTGAGGAGAAGCCCTCCTTACCCAGGACACAGAGAGAACTATTAAACCTCTTTGGGTTGTCAGGGAGATCCTGGTATGTGTATCCAAGTCTCACTTGTTTCCCGTCCTCAGACAGGATGAGTCGTGGATGTGCAGTTTTAGGGTCTAGAGTCACATCCACTGTGGAGAGAAACACTATGATAAATACAATGAAATCATGACATCAACATCAGTGGAGAAAATACAAGTGGAGGACAACATTTACTGTGTTGATCTCTGACACATGAGTCTtccagtattagtggttcatgtgtggtttaggtagagataacagaacatccagtattagtggttcatgtgtggtttaggtagagataacagaacatccagtattagtggttcatgtgtggtttaggtagagataacagaacatccagtattagtggttcatgtgtggtttaggtagagataacagaacatccagtattagtggttcatgtgtggtttaggtagagataacagaacatccagtattagtggttcatgtatggtttaggtagagataacagaacatcaagtattagtggttcatgtatggtttaggtagagataacagaacatccagtattagtggttcatgtatggtttaggtagagataacCGAACATCCAGTATTAatggttcatgtgtggtttaggtagagataacagaatacggccgatagtagaacctcggattcaggaggaacagtgtggttttcgtccgggccgtggaacactggaccagctctataccctctacggggtgttggagggttcatgggagtttgcccaaccaatccacatgtgttttgtggatttggagaaagcattcgactgtgtccctcgcggcatcttgtggagggtgcttggggaatatggggtcctgggtcctttgctaagggctgtcaggtccctgtacaaccgaagcaggagcttggtccgcattgccggcagtaagtcagacttgttcccagtgcatgttggactccggcagggctgccctttgtcaccggttctgttcgtaatttttatggacagaatttctaggcgcagccaggggccggagggtgtcaggtttggggaccacacaatttcgtctctgctctttgcagatgatgttgtcgtgttggccccttttaaccaggaccttcagcatgcactgggacggtttgcagccgagtgtgaagcggtggggatgaaaatcagtacctccaaatctgaggccatggtcctcagtcggaaaagg from Esox lucius isolate fEsoLuc1 chromosome 5, fEsoLuc1.pri, whole genome shotgun sequence harbors:
- the LOC117594521 gene encoding zinc finger protein RFP-like; the encoded protein is MNIKKLLSTDYKNINWSPDFKLSRRHEVDVTLDPKTAHPRLILSEDGKQVRLGYTYQDLPDNPKRFNSSLCVLGKEGFSSGRFYYEVQVKEKTRWVLGVARESVNRKGWIIESPGNGFWTVRLWDGVYQALTDPRITLPLREKPQKVGVFVDYEEGQVSFFNVEARCHIYSFTGQTFNKEKLYPYFYTDYDSDPLVICPVDVTD